A genome region from Desulfurispora thermophila DSM 16022 includes the following:
- the mntA gene encoding type VII toxin-antitoxin system MntA family adenylyltransferase antitoxin, with translation MSLLSKLPVLIEAISRDEDVVAMYLFGSHATGKSTPLSDIDLAILLDHAVPTQNYFSKKLALLTTATALLQKEEVDLVILNQVPPSLAYRVLGKGRLLYENPRKKKQRIGFQTRAISLYFDFLPVEKKLYAGLINRLRRGEYGGR, from the coding sequence ATGTCGTTGCTGTCGAAACTGCCCGTTCTGATAGAAGCTATCAGCCGGGATGAGGATGTTGTAGCCATGTACCTGTTCGGTTCTCACGCAACGGGAAAATCAACTCCGCTCAGCGATATAGACCTGGCCATCCTGCTGGATCATGCTGTTCCAACGCAGAATTACTTCAGCAAAAAACTGGCCCTGTTAACTACAGCGACAGCCCTGCTGCAAAAAGAGGAAGTAGATCTGGTAATATTAAACCAGGTGCCACCCTCCCTCGCCTATCGAGTGCTGGGCAAAGGCCGCCTGCTTTATGAAAACCCCCGCAAGAAAAAACAGCGCATTGGCTTTCAAACCAGAGCCATCAGCCTGTACTTTGATTTTTTGCCCGTGGAAAAAAAACTTTACGCCGGCTTAATCAATCGCTTAAGAAGGGGGGAATATGGTGGTAGATAG
- a CDS encoding PepSY domain-containing protein has translation MKSLRRLHLWIGLFCSVVILLEAVTGLLLLNPGLLGVSKAADRPPAEQWVAQEGGQNASGENGAVSRPGREFPPAGQGFSVLRVIKQLHTGRIGGADLSWLLSAGAVAVMVLTITGIVLTIKVLKVAPRRE, from the coding sequence TTGAAAAGCTTGCGCCGTTTGCATTTGTGGATTGGTCTTTTTTGCTCGGTGGTAATCCTGCTGGAAGCTGTTACGGGACTCTTGTTGCTCAACCCCGGGCTGCTGGGTGTGAGTAAAGCGGCGGACAGACCGCCGGCCGAGCAGTGGGTGGCGCAGGAAGGCGGACAGAATGCAAGTGGGGAAAATGGGGCCGTGAGCAGGCCAGGGCGGGAGTTTCCCCCCGCCGGCCAGGGTTTTAGCGTGCTGCGCGTGATCAAGCAATTGCACACGGGCCGCATCGGAGGGGCCGATTTGTCCTGGCTGCTCAGTGCAGGAGCCGTGGCGGTAATGGTTTTAACCATTACTGGCATTGTGCTCACCATCAAGGTGCTGAAGGTGGCTCCCCGGCGGGAGTGA
- a CDS encoding ABC transporter permease, translating to MNGAALESAAARRLSLRGQLVLVLGGIVLLVLTVLVAGHLLGEAGTVTQLAVRNRPPSLQYPFGTDWLGRDMLARTLQGLTLSLKVGLLAATVSSLLALGLGLAAATLGRVVDSAISWLVDLFLSLPHLLLIIMIAFTLGGGTRGVIVAIALTHWPALTRVIRAEALQVCSTEYVQLAYRLGRSRYRVALEHILPHVLPQLLVGLVLLFPHAILHEASITFLGFGLSPHRPAIGVILSESMRFLASGQWWLAFFPGLALLVMLRAFDMLGEALRALLSPRTAQM from the coding sequence ATGAACGGTGCAGCTCTGGAAAGTGCGGCGGCCCGGCGGTTGTCCTTGCGCGGGCAGCTGGTGCTGGTGCTGGGCGGCATTGTGCTGCTGGTCCTGACCGTGCTGGTAGCCGGCCATCTGCTGGGTGAAGCGGGCACCGTGACCCAGCTGGCGGTCCGCAACCGGCCGCCCTCACTGCAGTATCCTTTTGGCACCGACTGGCTGGGCCGGGACATGCTGGCCCGCACTCTGCAGGGTCTGACTCTCAGCCTGAAAGTGGGTCTTCTGGCTGCAACGGTCAGTTCGCTCCTGGCCCTGGGGCTGGGTCTGGCGGCGGCCACCCTGGGCCGGGTGGTGGATAGCGCCATCAGCTGGCTGGTGGACCTGTTTTTAAGCCTGCCCCACCTGTTGCTAATCATCATGATTGCCTTCACCCTGGGGGGTGGCACCAGAGGGGTTATTGTTGCCATTGCCCTTACCCACTGGCCGGCCCTGACCCGGGTGATCCGGGCCGAGGCCCTGCAGGTGTGTTCGACCGAATATGTGCAGCTGGCCTACCGCCTGGGCCGGTCCCGCTACCGGGTGGCCCTGGAGCATATTCTGCCCCATGTGTTGCCCCAGTTGCTGGTGGGGCTGGTGCTGCTTTTCCCCCATGCCATCCTGCACGAGGCTTCGATTACTTTTTTGGGTTTTGGCCTGTCGCCCCACCGCCCGGCCATTGGCGTCATATTGTCGGAATCCATGCGTTTTCTGGCCAGCGGCCAGTGGTGGCTGGCCTTTTTCCCGGGTTTGGCCCTGCTGGTTATGCTGCGCGCCTTTGACATGCTGGGCGAGGCCCTGCGCGCCCTGCTCAGTCCCCGCACGGCGCAGATGTGA
- a CDS encoding ABC transporter substrate-binding protein, whose product MSPKIWQGRRGLVAVRGGHHWRAVWPVLLAAALGLVLLLAGCGSSSQPGEKGGSGEGQAAAKAGELVLAIGGEPDAGFDPTTGWGRYGSPLFQSTLLARDNDLNIVKDLATDYQVSPDGLTWTVKIRTDARFSDGKPLTAADVAYTYETAAKSGSVVDLSVLAGVQALDEHTVQFKLKQPRSTFVNLLITLGIVPKHAHGGDYAKNPVGSGPYKLVQWDKGQQLIVEPNPYYYGSRPAFKKVTFLFLSEDAAFAAARAGQVDVAAVPHMFAKQSVPGMRLVAVKSVDNRGIMFPTVPSGQKTKDGRPVGNDVTADPAVRRAINLAVDRQTLVNTVLEGQGRPAYTVCDNLPWWNPQTVIQDADVEGAKKVLAAAGWQDKDGDGVLEKGSLEARFTLVYPAGDSTRQSLAMAVRDMVKPLGIDITVEGKSWDDIKQLMHANAVLFGWGSHDPLEMYNLFHSKNRGVEWFNPGFYNNPAVDKYLDQALQATDPAQANKYWQLAQWDGRTGLSALGDAPWAWLVNINHCYFVRENLDTGKNRIEPHGHGWPITANIVEWRRK is encoded by the coding sequence ATGAGTCCAAAGATCTGGCAAGGCAGGAGAGGGTTGGTTGCAGTTAGAGGTGGCCACCACTGGAGGGCGGTCTGGCCGGTCCTGCTGGCGGCAGCGCTTGGTCTGGTGCTGCTGCTGGCGGGATGCGGCAGCTCCAGCCAGCCGGGTGAGAAAGGTGGTTCGGGAGAAGGCCAGGCGGCGGCCAAAGCCGGTGAACTGGTGCTGGCCATCGGTGGCGAACCCGATGCCGGTTTCGATCCCACCACGGGCTGGGGGCGTTATGGTTCGCCGCTCTTTCAGAGCACTTTGCTGGCCCGGGATAATGATTTGAACATTGTTAAAGACCTGGCCACCGACTACCAGGTGAGCCCGGACGGCCTGACCTGGACGGTGAAAATCCGTACTGATGCCAGGTTCTCCGACGGCAAGCCGCTAACCGCCGCCGATGTGGCCTATACCTATGAAACCGCGGCCAAAAGCGGTTCGGTGGTGGACTTAAGCGTGCTGGCCGGCGTGCAGGCGCTGGACGAGCACACAGTGCAGTTCAAACTCAAACAGCCCCGGTCCACCTTTGTCAATCTGTTGATTACCTTGGGCATTGTGCCCAAGCATGCCCACGGCGGCGATTATGCCAAAAATCCCGTGGGTTCGGGGCCGTACAAGCTTGTGCAGTGGGACAAGGGCCAGCAGCTCATTGTGGAGCCCAATCCCTATTACTATGGATCCAGGCCCGCTTTTAAGAAAGTAACTTTCCTTTTCCTGAGTGAGGATGCCGCCTTTGCTGCCGCCAGGGCCGGCCAGGTGGATGTGGCGGCCGTGCCCCATATGTTTGCCAAACAGAGTGTGCCCGGCATGCGCCTGGTGGCGGTAAAAAGTGTGGACAACCGGGGCATTATGTTTCCCACCGTGCCGTCCGGACAAAAGACTAAAGACGGCCGGCCCGTGGGCAATGATGTGACGGCCGATCCGGCCGTCCGCCGGGCCATCAACCTGGCGGTGGATCGCCAGACCCTGGTGAATACTGTGCTGGAGGGGCAGGGCCGGCCCGCTTACACTGTGTGCGATAACCTGCCCTGGTGGAATCCCCAGACTGTGATCCAGGACGCCGATGTGGAGGGGGCGAAGAAAGTGCTGGCCGCGGCCGGCTGGCAGGACAAAGACGGGGACGGGGTGCTGGAAAAGGGCAGCCTCGAGGCGCGCTTTACTCTGGTATATCCGGCCGGTGACAGCACCCGCCAGTCCCTGGCCATGGCCGTGCGCGATATGGTCAAGCCTCTGGGTATTGACATCACTGTAGAGGGCAAGAGCTGGGATGACATCAAGCAGCTCATGCACGCCAATGCCGTGCTCTTTGGCTGGGGCAGCCATGACCCGCTGGAAATGTACAACCTTTTCCACAGCAAAAACCGGGGCGTGGAGTGGTTCAACCCGGGCTTTTACAACAACCCCGCGGTGGACAAGTACCTGGACCAGGCTCTGCAGGCCACCGACCCGGCCCAGGCCAACAAGTACTGGCAGCTGGCCCAGTGGGACGGCCGGACCGGCCTATCCGCCCTGGGTGATGCGCCCTGGGCCTGGCTGGTGAACATCAACCACTGCTACTTTGTGCGGGAGAATCTGGATACCGGTAAGAATCGCATTGAGCCCCACGGGCACGGCTGGCCCATCACGGCCAATATTGTGGAGTGGCGGAGAAAATGA
- a CDS encoding HD domain-containing protein, protein MQRVFKIMRDAEYRHFLQENARREEDRRFCRHDPAHLKQVARLAWQLVQRAGLDKLLQAIQSDAWRVGREVVYAAGLLHDIGRWQEYDSGTDHALAGAELAAGILQRAGFSETERQIICRAIREHRRGGPQASLLGQALCLADDLSRPCRQCAARRECKKYGYMVELQRRVQLL, encoded by the coding sequence GTGCAGCGGGTGTTTAAAATCATGCGCGATGCCGAATACCGGCATTTTTTGCAGGAAAATGCCCGGCGGGAGGAAGACCGTCGTTTTTGCCGGCATGACCCGGCGCACCTAAAGCAGGTGGCCCGCCTGGCCTGGCAGCTGGTGCAGCGGGCGGGATTGGACAAGCTGCTGCAGGCTATTCAATCCGACGCTTGGCGGGTGGGCCGGGAGGTGGTCTATGCCGCCGGGTTGTTGCACGATATCGGGCGCTGGCAGGAGTACGACAGCGGTACCGACCACGCCCTGGCCGGAGCGGAACTGGCCGCGGGGATATTACAAAGGGCCGGCTTTAGCGAAACCGAACGGCAGATCATCTGCCGGGCCATCCGGGAACACCGCCGGGGCGGGCCACAGGCCAGCCTGCTGGGACAGGCCCTCTGTCTGGCCGACGATTTATCCCGTCCCTGCCGGCAGTGCGCCGCCCGGCGGGAATGCAAGAAATACGGCTATATGGTGGAACTGCAGCGCAGGGTGCAGCTCCTGTGA
- a CDS encoding ATP-binding cassette domain-containing protein, producing the protein MAYSTAVAADRVQVPGWPDEKRQAPLLTVEGLQVAFDQYTGGLQKSKITAIQDMDLEVYPGEVLAVVGASGSGKSLLAHAILGILPPNAVTGGAIYYAGRPLDARQQARLRGREIALIPQSVNFLNPLLRVGDQLLPPGRPPAAEQRERAAAALREVLQRYQLPPDIGRYYPFQLSGGLARRVLVGTAVLSEARLIVADEPTPGLHSSVVQETLRHLRQLADAGRAVLLITHDIEAALAVADRLAVFYAGTVLEIAPVDDFDGSGEALRHPYSKALWRALPQNDFAAPWEGGAALLPEEAAGCWLEKRCPISSPRCVAQKPVMRPLRGGKVRCHHAT; encoded by the coding sequence TTGGCATACAGCACAGCGGTTGCTGCGGACCGGGTTCAGGTGCCGGGCTGGCCGGATGAAAAACGGCAGGCACCGCTTTTAACCGTGGAAGGCCTGCAGGTGGCCTTTGATCAATACACCGGCGGGCTGCAAAAAAGCAAGATCACAGCCATTCAGGATATGGACCTGGAAGTGTATCCCGGTGAGGTGCTGGCGGTGGTGGGGGCCAGCGGTTCGGGCAAAAGCCTGCTGGCCCACGCCATTTTGGGCATTCTGCCCCCCAATGCCGTGACCGGGGGGGCGATCTATTACGCGGGGCGGCCCCTGGACGCCCGGCAGCAGGCCCGGCTGCGCGGGCGGGAGATTGCCCTCATCCCCCAGTCGGTCAACTTTTTAAATCCGCTGCTGCGGGTGGGCGACCAGCTCCTGCCGCCCGGCCGCCCTCCGGCGGCTGAGCAAAGGGAACGGGCGGCCGCCGCGCTGCGGGAAGTGCTGCAGCGCTACCAGCTGCCGCCGGATATCGGGCGCTATTACCCCTTTCAGCTTTCCGGCGGCCTGGCCCGCCGCGTGCTGGTGGGCACAGCCGTGCTGAGTGAGGCCCGGCTGATTGTGGCCGACGAACCCACACCCGGCCTGCACAGCAGTGTGGTGCAGGAAACCCTGCGCCACCTGCGCCAGCTGGCCGATGCCGGGCGGGCGGTGCTTTTGATCACCCACGACATTGAAGCGGCTCTGGCCGTGGCCGACCGCCTGGCGGTGTTTTATGCCGGCACCGTGCTGGAAATAGCGCCGGTGGATGATTTTGACGGCAGCGGGGAGGCGCTGCGCCACCCGTACAGCAAAGCCCTCTGGCGGGCTTTGCCCCAGAACGATTTTGCCGCCCCCTGGGAAGGCGGGGCGGCGCTGCTGCCGGAAGAGGCGGCGGGTTGCTGGCTGGAAAAACGCTGCCCCATCTCCAGTCCCCGCTGTGTGGCACAAAAACCGGTCATGCGCCCGCTGCGCGGCGGCAAAGTGAGGTGCCACCATGCCACTTGA
- a CDS encoding ABC transporter permease, whose translation MNHYAFWSRFIAGRAARLVVLLAAVSVFLFWLVCHSPIDPVQAYVGADMLRVSPEQRQQIAARWGLYDPPPVRFARWAGALLQGDLGTSLIFRRPVAEVIKERFLASLALMGTAWLISGLLGFGLGVWAGYRRGSAVDRAVKWYCLTLAATPAFWLGLLLMMVFSVWLQLTPIGLAAPPGQLAAQVTFGQRLHHLLLPALTLSIVGVANIALHTRQKLLEVMESDYWLFALARGERGFALLRRHGLRNIALPAISLQFAQFSELFGGSILAEQIFSYPGLGQATVQAGLRGDVPLLLGIALFSALFVYAGNLAADIIYALVDPRLKAVRA comes from the coding sequence ATGAACCATTACGCTTTCTGGAGCAGGTTTATCGCCGGCAGGGCGGCCAGGTTGGTCGTCCTGCTGGCCGCCGTGAGCGTTTTTCTGTTCTGGCTGGTGTGCCATTCGCCCATCGACCCCGTGCAGGCCTATGTTGGGGCGGATATGCTGCGGGTCAGCCCCGAGCAGCGGCAGCAGATCGCCGCCCGCTGGGGGTTATATGACCCGCCCCCGGTGCGCTTTGCCCGCTGGGCCGGCGCTCTGCTGCAGGGTGATCTGGGGACTTCGCTGATCTTTCGCCGCCCGGTGGCCGAAGTGATCAAGGAGCGCTTCCTGGCCTCCCTGGCCCTGATGGGGACGGCCTGGCTAATTTCCGGCCTGCTGGGCTTTGGTCTGGGGGTGTGGGCGGGGTACCGGCGGGGTTCGGCCGTGGACCGGGCCGTTAAATGGTACTGCCTGACCCTGGCCGCCACCCCCGCCTTCTGGCTGGGCCTTTTGCTGATGATGGTGTTTTCGGTCTGGCTGCAGCTCACCCCCATCGGTCTGGCCGCGCCGCCCGGCCAGCTGGCCGCCCAGGTTACTTTCGGCCAGCGTCTGCACCATCTGCTGCTGCCCGCCCTCACCCTGAGCATTGTGGGGGTGGCCAACATCGCTCTGCACACCCGGCAGAAACTGCTGGAAGTGATGGAGAGCGACTACTGGCTCTTTGCCCTGGCCCGGGGCGAGCGGGGCTTTGCTCTTTTGCGCCGGCACGGCCTGCGCAACATCGCCCTGCCCGCCATCAGCCTGCAGTTTGCCCAGTTCAGCGAGCTGTTCGGCGGTTCCATCCTGGCCGAGCAGATCTTTTCCTACCCGGGCCTGGGACAGGCCACGGTGCAGGCCGGCCTGCGCGGCGATGTGCCCCTTTTGCTGGGCATTGCCCTTTTTAGCGCCTTATTTGTCTATGCCGGCAATCTGGCGGCCGATATCATCTACGCGCTGGTAGACCCGCGCCTGAAGGCGGTGAGAGCATGA
- a CDS encoding ABC transporter ATP-binding protein — MPLEAREVSFCYPGGPWLLQRCSLHVEAGEIVGLAGPSGCGKTTLARLLAGYEQPRAGSVALDGVPLPRRGYCPVQLVFQHPEKAVNPRWRMRRVLAEAGQLDPSLLERFGIHPAWLERYPAELSGGELQRFCIVRALAPATRYLIADEMTAMLDAITQAQIWQAVLATARERNLGLLVISHQTALLRRLCSRVVEFGSMVD; from the coding sequence ATGCCACTTGAAGCCCGGGAAGTCAGTTTTTGCTATCCGGGTGGGCCCTGGCTGCTGCAGCGCTGCAGCCTGCATGTAGAGGCGGGAGAGATCGTCGGCCTGGCCGGCCCCAGTGGTTGCGGCAAAACCACCCTGGCCCGCCTGCTGGCCGGTTACGAGCAGCCCCGGGCGGGCAGCGTGGCGCTGGACGGAGTGCCCCTGCCCCGGAGGGGCTACTGCCCGGTGCAGCTGGTCTTCCAGCACCCGGAAAAAGCGGTCAACCCCCGCTGGCGCATGCGCCGGGTGCTGGCCGAAGCCGGGCAGCTGGATCCCTCCCTGCTGGAACGCTTTGGCATTCACCCGGCCTGGCTGGAGCGCTACCCGGCCGAACTGTCGGGCGGCGAACTGCAGCGCTTCTGCATTGTGCGGGCTCTGGCCCCGGCCACCCGCTACCTGATTGCCGATGAAATGACGGCCATGCTGGACGCCATCACCCAGGCCCAGATTTGGCAGGCCGTGCTGGCCACCGCCCGCGAACGCAATCTGGGCCTGCTGGTGATCAGCCACCAGACCGCCCTGCTGCGCCGCCTGTGCAGCCGGGTGGTGGAGTTCGGCAGTATGGTGGATTAA
- a CDS encoding sporulation protein: MLNRILAGLGVGGARVNLVLDQPRVELGGTLTGTIKISSGNVDQHIEQIYINLLLRSAYITEDGEHCLEHTVGTLQAAQGLTVKAGAPEISLPLELRLPFNIPISYGRTAYYLQTGLDIKRAVDPKDLDPVTILPHPPLRLVLEALHHLGMWDKPASGSYNGRYQLFEYRPTTFMAGKLDELEVYITSAPDRLHMVMQIDKKTRGAFSKLVDDLDLDERHVGFTLFNRDLKSVPQVAEMLREIIESEYRKIPF, from the coding sequence ATGCTCAACCGCATCCTGGCCGGCCTGGGTGTAGGCGGCGCCCGGGTCAATCTGGTGCTGGATCAGCCCCGGGTGGAGCTGGGCGGCACACTCACCGGCACCATCAAAATTAGCAGCGGCAATGTGGACCAGCATATTGAGCAGATCTACATCAACCTGCTGCTCCGTTCGGCCTACATCACCGAAGACGGAGAACACTGCCTGGAGCATACCGTGGGCACCTTGCAGGCAGCACAGGGCCTGACAGTAAAAGCCGGAGCGCCGGAAATATCCCTGCCCCTGGAGCTCAGACTGCCCTTCAACATTCCCATCAGCTACGGCAGAACCGCCTACTACCTGCAGACCGGCCTGGATATCAAAAGGGCGGTCGACCCCAAAGATTTGGACCCGGTCACCATTCTGCCCCACCCGCCCCTGCGCCTGGTGCTGGAGGCGCTGCACCACCTGGGCATGTGGGACAAGCCGGCCTCCGGTTCCTATAACGGCCGCTACCAGCTCTTTGAGTACCGGCCCACCACTTTCATGGCCGGCAAACTGGACGAGCTGGAAGTTTATATTACCAGCGCCCCCGACCGCCTGCATATGGTGATGCAGATTGACAAAAAAACCCGCGGCGCCTTTAGCAAACTGGTGGACGACCTGGATCTGGACGAACGCCACGTGGGCTTCACCCTGTTCAACCGGGACCTTAAAAGCGTACCACAGGTAGCGGAAATGCTGCGGGAAATAATTGAAAGCGAGTACCGCAAAATACCTTTTTGA
- a CDS encoding HD domain-containing protein → MIKLAGLLSRVALVAGRAGATCYLVGGSVRDWLLGRPFSDLDLVVEGDARHLARALAAELGAALVVLDEQRRLYRLVGRGQKWQLDLEGIAPGGLVADLLRRDFTINALALALDALPASIPGEDGSAAAASGDMAAPAVTGELDGAARPAAAGAVFRGGMRLADGAEEVAHRVLDPAGGLADLRAGLIRAVGDSALRDDPLRCLRAFRLAGQLGFALEAGTVRLIQEAAPGLVRCAGERICAELVAILLLPSAAQRVREMEEAASLWSTIFPFLAPLKGMEQGGHHVDDVWEHSVKTLQYFEAMVQSGWRDGECHRHRDGDRGLLVISSREGKNAAGQVEHLAGLVGREYLWQPLAGGRPRLFLLKLACLLHDAGKQFCRRYAGDGKYTFYSHHQLGRPLALEAARRLRLSRREAELLALLVEMHMQPLFLYKNSAPGGLPGARALHRLYRRAGNELPGLLALSLADVASSRLTAGREEDFDLYRQFIGRLWRHYRRQVGAGRPPRLLNGRDICRLLGVRPGPLVGRLLEELAVAQLEGRVRDRAQAEALVRQLAGKI, encoded by the coding sequence ATGATCAAGCTGGCTGGTTTGCTTTCCCGGGTGGCGCTGGTGGCCGGGCGGGCGGGAGCTACCTGTTATCTGGTGGGCGGCTCTGTGCGCGATTGGCTGCTGGGGCGACCTTTTAGCGATCTGGATCTGGTGGTGGAGGGCGATGCCCGGCATCTGGCCCGTGCCCTGGCCGCGGAACTGGGTGCGGCGCTGGTGGTGCTGGATGAGCAACGGCGGCTTTACCGCCTGGTGGGGCGGGGACAGAAGTGGCAGCTGGATCTGGAGGGCATTGCGCCGGGCGGGCTGGTGGCCGATTTGCTGCGGCGCGATTTTACCATCAATGCCCTGGCTTTGGCCCTGGATGCCCTGCCGGCGAGCATACCCGGAGAAGATGGGAGCGCGGCGGCCGCAAGCGGGGATATGGCGGCGCCGGCAGTTACAGGAGAACTGGACGGAGCAGCCCGACCGGCTGCGGCCGGGGCGGTGTTCAGGGGGGGAATGCGCCTGGCTGATGGTGCGGAGGAGGTGGCGCACCGGGTGCTTGACCCGGCAGGCGGTCTGGCCGATCTGCGGGCCGGGCTGATCCGGGCGGTGGGCGACAGCGCCCTGCGGGACGATCCTTTGCGCTGCCTGCGCGCTTTTCGCCTGGCCGGGCAACTGGGCTTTGCCCTGGAGGCGGGCACGGTGCGCTTGATTCAGGAAGCTGCCCCCGGTCTGGTCCGCTGCGCCGGTGAGCGGATTTGCGCTGAACTGGTGGCCATTTTACTTTTGCCCTCTGCGGCGCAGCGGGTGCGGGAGATGGAAGAGGCAGCCTCTCTCTGGAGCACCATTTTTCCCTTTCTGGCGCCACTGAAGGGCATGGAACAGGGTGGCCACCATGTGGACGACGTTTGGGAGCACAGTGTAAAAACATTGCAATATTTTGAGGCGATGGTGCAAAGCGGCTGGCGGGACGGAGAATGCCACCGGCACCGGGACGGGGATAGAGGTTTGTTGGTCATAAGCAGCAGGGAAGGGAAGAACGCTGCTGGACAGGTGGAGCATCTGGCCGGGTTGGTCGGGCGGGAATATTTGTGGCAGCCCCTGGCTGGCGGGCGGCCGCGCCTGTTCCTGCTCAAACTGGCCTGCCTGCTGCACGATGCCGGCAAGCAATTCTGCCGCCGCTACGCCGGGGACGGCAAATATACCTTTTACAGCCACCATCAGCTGGGCCGTCCCCTGGCGCTGGAGGCGGCCCGGCGGCTGCGCCTGAGCCGCCGGGAGGCTGAATTGCTGGCGCTGCTGGTGGAAATGCACATGCAGCCGCTCTTTTTGTATAAAAACAGCGCCCCGGGCGGTCTGCCCGGCGCCCGGGCCCTGCACCGCCTGTACCGGCGGGCCGGTAATGAATTGCCGGGGCTTTTGGCGCTCTCCCTGGCCGATGTGGCTTCCAGCCGGCTGACCGCCGGGCGGGAGGAGGATTTCGACCTTTACCGGCAATTTATCGGGCGGCTCTGGCGGCACTACCGGCGGCAGGTCGGGGCCGGCCGTCCACCACGCCTGCTGAACGGGCGCGACATCTGCCGCCTGCTGGGCGTGCGGCCCGGCCCGCTGGTGGGCCGCCTGCTGGAGGAACTGGCGGTAGCCCAGCTGGAGGGGCGGGTGCGGGACAGGGCGCAGGCCGAGGCCCTGGTGCGCCAGCTGGCCGGGAAAATCTAG
- the hepT gene encoding type VII toxin-antitoxin system HepT family RNase toxin, which produces MVVDREVVQKRLLKLEQTLRKLQKLARTSWEEYTQNEILQDSAERNLHIAAQTCIDIGSHIIAERGYRPPYSYADIFTVLHEEGLIPEDLAGTMKKIAGFRNILVHDYLDVDPKIVYTCLQRLEDFQRFAEHVLNWL; this is translated from the coding sequence ATGGTGGTAGATAGGGAAGTGGTGCAAAAGCGCCTCCTCAAACTGGAACAAACTCTGCGCAAGTTGCAAAAACTGGCCCGAACAAGCTGGGAAGAGTATACACAAAATGAAATTCTGCAGGACAGCGCGGAAAGAAATTTACACATCGCCGCTCAAACCTGCATTGACATAGGCAGCCATATTATTGCCGAACGTGGCTACCGCCCCCCATACAGCTATGCGGACATTTTTACGGTTTTACATGAAGAAGGTTTAATACCGGAAGACCTGGCCGGCACCATGAAAAAAATTGCCGGCTTTCGCAATATTCTCGTCCACGATTATCTGGATGTTGACCCCAAAATAGTCTACACCTGCCTGCAAAGGCTGGAAGATTTTCAAAGGTTTGCCGAACATGTACTCAACTGGTTGTAA